In one window of Gopherus evgoodei ecotype Sinaloan lineage chromosome 9, rGopEvg1_v1.p, whole genome shotgun sequence DNA:
- the MTMR8 gene encoding myotubularin-related protein 8 isoform X1: METCCTEEAVGTSSSSVICRQVEGGDRKQEESRAGDRLPEWSDVSVVAVEQAPPGKLKKTSFKLFGGKRSICTLPSFFGGKNKGQGKGASKKGLSKSKTHDGISDVTYEDGTGRLRLENPLNGGMDSHPRPLPSSQSAHLATDASVKFEFGRQESSHLGSAEGFEKKPNGDKSLSFPRPKKGLKGLFNSIRRHRKNKTAESEKAEWAADCGDGEQAKKTRGAGAETQRASEEESPRGTPLPGPCTGNLDGNCSLSTTTNLGENADWLMAAQSSSEGDAAMVPVGKDDILDVKLDAETIVCASSPYGGLPDAHHPDYPDNDPPSVYSGDQLSLIFEDVTSLKSFDSLTGCGDIIAEPEIDSIAESTISVERSRDAAKRSSCLVTYQGGGEEMATPEEIEEYLQQLWEGTTEVDSCYETKLPQPINSPKLQGVNSKLETCGLHEEAAHLYAGGVMDDVELLTPPSDQQESAPNSDEGYYDSTTPGPEDELGEIKKDRLPRDSYSGDALYEFYEPDDTLMSPSLGDEPLFESKASHPEIFSRFLDFAVPAEKNLIQMMGQSSGVMETEEERLAAIQKQLLYWELQREPAAKRLDVPSKEKCPRDKQYIECNTRAPKLIGKNQSCLGSEQVASPVLSKSVDAGISVSRLENPEWRDFQGTLCPEKYYNDQKAQGNCLIQLMKNNSVFDSDLDHAVFGGLSSLVPAKTVTVTYPSYRTHDPDSCFQNEHHSRVENCLREPQTESECEPEHAVNFTQALVEFTSSGTLFSSLSESLGSSDSGSSFTQNLSVLPTMVTFDIVDVEQEGEGECEQHLEMNADEDIAASFEAFDSYVQKESFAECDERMFLGYPQDSFQSCNWGVGSLPHHLHLHGLSPSMPAPLSINRRSRSLDTESLELELADMPLSKNCLKPCQLWSKWDSGKKDSVPRLSRSKDSIQLSSSEGGEADGVLTWPVLQHVEYKAELSSGGEKPWSCTPTARAAVVKGNWDTFEQSEVNSPYVSLGWSNAREAPDRLPQDTGASNLMLQVPRHMVRPSNLPLQTDTRQSQEVSGSYRYPRENMAKKLARVLPLGEKGADLPQSFAFTQSPNKRAKCKLVGITQGTLQFHDGTETLKPSACFAEHYGSSSTDLLKGGPVHGNTLPVSCQSTTVNVTNSSLSRAQDERERTTDELH; encoded by the coding sequence ATGGAAACGTGCTGTACAGAGGAGGCCGTTGGAACCAGCTCTTCATCTGTCATCTGCAGGCAAGTTGAGGGAGGAGACCGGAAGCaggaggagagcagagcaggTGACCGGCTGCCTGAATGGAGCGATGTTTCTGTCGTGGCTGTGGAGCAGGCACCCCCTGGCAAGCTGAAGAAAACTTCCTTCAAGCtctttggggggaagaggagcataTGCACCCTGCCAAGCTTctttggaggaaaaaataaaggcCAAGGGAAGGGAGCCTCCAAAAAGGGTCTCAGTAAAAGTAAGACGCACGATGGGATCAGTGACGTTACGTATGAGGATGGGACAGGGAGGTTGCGGTTGGAGAACCCCTTGAATGGAGGGATGGACTCGCATCCTCGCCCACTGCCAAGCTCTCAGAGCGCTCACTTGGCAACAGATGCCAGCGTCAAATTTGAGTTTGGCAGGCAGGAGAGCTCTCACCTGGGGAGTGCCGAGGGCTTTGAGAAAAAGCCCAATGGAGACAAATCGTTGTCCTTCCCTAGACCCAAGAAAGGGCTGAAGGGGCTTTTCAACAGCATCCGGCGCCACAGAAAGAACAAAACCGCTGAATCTGAGAAAGCGGAGTGGGCTGCTGATTGTGGGGATGGAGAGCAAGCCAAGAAAACTCGAGGGGCGGGGGCTGAAACCCAACGAGCCTCTGAGGAGGAGAGTCCAAGAGGCACCCCTCTCCCCGGACCATGCACAGGGAACTTGGATGGTAACTGCTCACTGAGCACAACAACCAACCTTGGAGAAAACGCTGACTGGCTCATGGCTGCTCAAAGTAGCTCGGAAGGAGATGCAGCAATGGTGCCTGTGGGCAAAGACGATATTCTGGATGTGAAATTGGATGCAGAGACTATTGTCTGTGCCAGCTCACCCTACGGTGGCCTCCCAGACGCACACCATCCTGACTACCCAGACAACGACCCTCCTTCAGTATACTCCGGAGACCAGCTCAGCTTGATCTTTGAAGATGTTACTTCCCTTAAAAGTTTTGATTCCCTCACTGGGTGTGGAGACATAATTGCTGAGCCAGAAATCGACAGTATTGCTGAGAGCACGATCTCTGTGGAGCGCAGTAGAGACGCTGCCAAGAGAAGCTCATGCCTTGTCACTtaccagggaggaggggaggagatggcCACGCCGGAGGAGATAGAGGAGTACCTCcagcagctgtgggagggcaccACCGAGGTGGACAGCTGCTATGAAACCAAACTTCCTCAGCCCATAAACAGTCCCAAGCTGCAGGGAGTGAATAGCAAGCTGGAGACTTGCGGCTTACATGAGGAGGCGGCCCATCTGTACGCTGGAGGTGTGATGGATGATGTAGAGCTCTTAACACCGCCCAGTGACCAGCAAGAATCTGCCCCCAATAGTGATGAGGGTTATTATGACTCTACCACACCAGGGCCAGAGGATGAACTCGGGGAAATCAAGAAGGACCGTCTCCCAAGAGACAGTTACAGCGGTGATGCACTTTATGAGTTTTATGAGCCCGATGACACCCTGATGAGCCCCTCTCTCGGGGACGAACCCTTATTTGAGAGCAAAGCATCTCACCCAGAGATCTTCAGCCGCTTCTTAGACTTTGCTGTCCCTGCCGAGAAGAACCTTATTCAGATGATGGGGCAGAGCAGCGGAGTGATGGAGACTGAGGAAGAGAGGCTGGCTGCTATTCAGAAACAGCTGCTGTATTGGGAGCTTCAGAGGGAACCAGCTGCAAAACGTCTGGATGTCCCCAGCAAAGAGAAATGTCCCAGAGATAAGCAATACATTGAATGTAATACTAGAGCACCCAAATTAATTGGCAAAAATCAGAGTTGCCTtggtagcgagcaggttgcttcTCCAGTTTTGAGCAAAAGTGTAGATGCTGGGATTTCAGTGTCGAGACTGGAAAATCCTGAGTGGAGGGACTTTCAAGGGACGCTGTGTCCAGAAAAGTATTACAATGACCAAAAAGCCCAAGGAAATTGCCTTATTCAGCTCATGAAAAACAACTCTGTGTTTGATTCTGATTTGGATCATGCAGTGTTTGGGGGACTAAGTAGCTTAGTCCCAGCCAAAACTGTGACCGTGACCTATCCCAGCTACAGAACACATGACcctgacagctgctttcaaaatGAACACCACAGCAGAGTGGAAAACTGCCTCAGGGAACCCCAGACAGAAAGTGAATGTGAACCCGAGCATGCTGTTAACTTCACTCAGGCACTGGTTGAGTTCACTAGCAGCGGCACTCTCTTCTCCAGCCTCTCTGAAAGCCTTGGTAGCTCTGATTCAGGTTCTTCCTTCACTCAGAACCTTTCTGTCCTTCCAACCATGGTCACTTTTGACATAGTGGATGTGGAGCAGGAAGGTGAGGGAGAATGTGAGCAGCATCTGGAGATGAATGCCGACGAGGACATTGCTGCATCCTTTGAGGCCTTTGACAGCTATGTGCAAAAGGAGTCCTTTGCCGAATGTGATGAACGAATGTTCCTGGGGTATCCCCAAGACTCTTTCCAGAGCTGTAACTGGGGTGTTGGCAGCCTTCCCCATCATTTGCACTTGCACGGCTTGAGCCCCTCCATGCCAGCACCACTCTCCATCAACAGAAGGAGCAGGTCGCTTGACACGGAGAGCTTGGAGTTGGAGCTTGCAGATATGCCTCTCTCCAAGAATTGCCTTAAGCCTTGTCAGCTCTGGTCTAAATGGGACAGTGGCAAAAAGGACTCTGTCCCCAGGCTGAGCAGAAGCAAGGATAGCATTCAGCTGTCTTCTTCCGAAGGAGGAGAAGCTGATGGGGTCCTTACCTGGCCTGTGTTGCAGCATGTAGAGTACAAAGCCGAGCTTTCCTCAGGGGGAGAGAAACCGTGGAGCTGTACTCCGACTGCAAGGGCTGCTGTTGTCAAAGGCAACTGGGATACATTTGAGCAATCAGAAGTGAATTCCCCTTATGTGTCCCTTGGATGGAGCAATGCCAGGGAGGCTCCGGACAGGTTGCCCCAGGATACTGGGGCCAGTAATCTAATGCTTCAGGTGCCTAGACACATGGTCAGACCATCCAATTTACCTCTGCAGACTGATACAAGACAGTCCCAAGAGGTGTCTGGCTCCTACAGGTATCCTAGAGAAAATATGGCCAAAAAGCTGGCTCGCGTGCTACCTTTGGGAGAAAAAGGGGCTGACTTACCTCAGAGCTTCGCTTTCACACAGTCCCCTAACAAAAGAGCAAAGTGCAAACTTGTTGGCATCACACAAGGAACGCTCCAGTTTCACGATGGCACTGAGACCTTAAAACCCTCCGCTTGCTTTGCTGAGCATTATGGAAGCTCCAGTACAGACCTGCTGAAAGGGGGACCCGTACATGGGAACACGCTGCCCGTTAGCTGTCAAAGCACTACAGTGAATGTAACG
- the MTMR8 gene encoding myotubularin-related protein 8 isoform X2 → METCCTEEAVGTSSSSVICRQVEGGDRKQEESRAGDRLPEWSDVSVVAVEQAPPGKLKKTSFKLFGGKRSICTLPSFFGGKNKGQGKGASKKGLSKSKTHDGISDVTYEDGTGRLRLENPLNGGMDSHPRPLPSSQSAHLATDASVKFEFGRQESSHLGSAEGFEKKPNGDKSLSFPRPKKGLKGLFNSIRRHRKNKTAESEKAEWAADCGDGEQAKKTRGAGAETQRASEEESPRGTPLPGPCTGNLDGNCSLSTTTNLGENADWLMAAQSSSEGDAAMVPVGKDDILDVKLDAETIVCASSPYGGLPDAHHPDYPDNDPPSVYSGDQLSLIFEDVTSLKSFDSLTGCGDIIAEPEIDSIAESTISVERSRDAAKRSSCLVTYQGGGEEMATPEEIEEYLQQLWEGTTEVDSCYETKLPQPINSPKLQGVNSKLETCGLHEEAAHLYAGGVMDDVELLTPPSDQQESAPNSDEGYYDSTTPGPEDELGEIKKDRLPRDSYSGDALYEFYEPDDTLMSPSLGDEPLFESKASHPEIFSRFLDFAVPAEKNLIQMMGQSSGVMETEEERLAAIQKQLLYWELQREPAAKRLDVPSKEKCPRDKQYIECNTRAPKLIGKNQSCLGSEQVASPVLSKSVDAGISVSRLENPEWRDFQGTLCPEKYYNDQKAQGNCLIQLMKNNSVFDSDLDHAVFGGLSSLVPAKTVTVTYPSYRTHDPDSCFQNEHHSRVENCLREPQTESECEPEHAVNFTQALVEFTSSGTLFSSLSESLGSSDSGSSFTQNLSVLPTMVTFDIVDVEQEGEGECEQHLEMNADEDIAASFEAFDSYVQKESFAECDERMFLGYPQDSFQSCNWGVGSLPHHLHLHGLSPSMPAPLSINRRSRSLDTESLELELADMPLSKNCLKPCQLWSKWDSGKKDSVPRLSRSKDSIQLSSSEGGEADGVLTWPVLQHVEYKAELSSGGEKPWSCTPTARAAVVKGNWDTFEQSEVNSPYVSLGWSNAREAPDRLPQDTGASNLMLQVPRHMVRPSNLPLQTDTRQSQEVSGSYRYPRENMAKKLARVLPLGEKGADLPQSFAFTQSPNKRAKCKLVGITQGTLQFHDGTETLKPSACFAEHYGSSSTDLLKGGPVHGNTLPVSCQSTTVNVTF, encoded by the coding sequence ATGGAAACGTGCTGTACAGAGGAGGCCGTTGGAACCAGCTCTTCATCTGTCATCTGCAGGCAAGTTGAGGGAGGAGACCGGAAGCaggaggagagcagagcaggTGACCGGCTGCCTGAATGGAGCGATGTTTCTGTCGTGGCTGTGGAGCAGGCACCCCCTGGCAAGCTGAAGAAAACTTCCTTCAAGCtctttggggggaagaggagcataTGCACCCTGCCAAGCTTctttggaggaaaaaataaaggcCAAGGGAAGGGAGCCTCCAAAAAGGGTCTCAGTAAAAGTAAGACGCACGATGGGATCAGTGACGTTACGTATGAGGATGGGACAGGGAGGTTGCGGTTGGAGAACCCCTTGAATGGAGGGATGGACTCGCATCCTCGCCCACTGCCAAGCTCTCAGAGCGCTCACTTGGCAACAGATGCCAGCGTCAAATTTGAGTTTGGCAGGCAGGAGAGCTCTCACCTGGGGAGTGCCGAGGGCTTTGAGAAAAAGCCCAATGGAGACAAATCGTTGTCCTTCCCTAGACCCAAGAAAGGGCTGAAGGGGCTTTTCAACAGCATCCGGCGCCACAGAAAGAACAAAACCGCTGAATCTGAGAAAGCGGAGTGGGCTGCTGATTGTGGGGATGGAGAGCAAGCCAAGAAAACTCGAGGGGCGGGGGCTGAAACCCAACGAGCCTCTGAGGAGGAGAGTCCAAGAGGCACCCCTCTCCCCGGACCATGCACAGGGAACTTGGATGGTAACTGCTCACTGAGCACAACAACCAACCTTGGAGAAAACGCTGACTGGCTCATGGCTGCTCAAAGTAGCTCGGAAGGAGATGCAGCAATGGTGCCTGTGGGCAAAGACGATATTCTGGATGTGAAATTGGATGCAGAGACTATTGTCTGTGCCAGCTCACCCTACGGTGGCCTCCCAGACGCACACCATCCTGACTACCCAGACAACGACCCTCCTTCAGTATACTCCGGAGACCAGCTCAGCTTGATCTTTGAAGATGTTACTTCCCTTAAAAGTTTTGATTCCCTCACTGGGTGTGGAGACATAATTGCTGAGCCAGAAATCGACAGTATTGCTGAGAGCACGATCTCTGTGGAGCGCAGTAGAGACGCTGCCAAGAGAAGCTCATGCCTTGTCACTtaccagggaggaggggaggagatggcCACGCCGGAGGAGATAGAGGAGTACCTCcagcagctgtgggagggcaccACCGAGGTGGACAGCTGCTATGAAACCAAACTTCCTCAGCCCATAAACAGTCCCAAGCTGCAGGGAGTGAATAGCAAGCTGGAGACTTGCGGCTTACATGAGGAGGCGGCCCATCTGTACGCTGGAGGTGTGATGGATGATGTAGAGCTCTTAACACCGCCCAGTGACCAGCAAGAATCTGCCCCCAATAGTGATGAGGGTTATTATGACTCTACCACACCAGGGCCAGAGGATGAACTCGGGGAAATCAAGAAGGACCGTCTCCCAAGAGACAGTTACAGCGGTGATGCACTTTATGAGTTTTATGAGCCCGATGACACCCTGATGAGCCCCTCTCTCGGGGACGAACCCTTATTTGAGAGCAAAGCATCTCACCCAGAGATCTTCAGCCGCTTCTTAGACTTTGCTGTCCCTGCCGAGAAGAACCTTATTCAGATGATGGGGCAGAGCAGCGGAGTGATGGAGACTGAGGAAGAGAGGCTGGCTGCTATTCAGAAACAGCTGCTGTATTGGGAGCTTCAGAGGGAACCAGCTGCAAAACGTCTGGATGTCCCCAGCAAAGAGAAATGTCCCAGAGATAAGCAATACATTGAATGTAATACTAGAGCACCCAAATTAATTGGCAAAAATCAGAGTTGCCTtggtagcgagcaggttgcttcTCCAGTTTTGAGCAAAAGTGTAGATGCTGGGATTTCAGTGTCGAGACTGGAAAATCCTGAGTGGAGGGACTTTCAAGGGACGCTGTGTCCAGAAAAGTATTACAATGACCAAAAAGCCCAAGGAAATTGCCTTATTCAGCTCATGAAAAACAACTCTGTGTTTGATTCTGATTTGGATCATGCAGTGTTTGGGGGACTAAGTAGCTTAGTCCCAGCCAAAACTGTGACCGTGACCTATCCCAGCTACAGAACACATGACcctgacagctgctttcaaaatGAACACCACAGCAGAGTGGAAAACTGCCTCAGGGAACCCCAGACAGAAAGTGAATGTGAACCCGAGCATGCTGTTAACTTCACTCAGGCACTGGTTGAGTTCACTAGCAGCGGCACTCTCTTCTCCAGCCTCTCTGAAAGCCTTGGTAGCTCTGATTCAGGTTCTTCCTTCACTCAGAACCTTTCTGTCCTTCCAACCATGGTCACTTTTGACATAGTGGATGTGGAGCAGGAAGGTGAGGGAGAATGTGAGCAGCATCTGGAGATGAATGCCGACGAGGACATTGCTGCATCCTTTGAGGCCTTTGACAGCTATGTGCAAAAGGAGTCCTTTGCCGAATGTGATGAACGAATGTTCCTGGGGTATCCCCAAGACTCTTTCCAGAGCTGTAACTGGGGTGTTGGCAGCCTTCCCCATCATTTGCACTTGCACGGCTTGAGCCCCTCCATGCCAGCACCACTCTCCATCAACAGAAGGAGCAGGTCGCTTGACACGGAGAGCTTGGAGTTGGAGCTTGCAGATATGCCTCTCTCCAAGAATTGCCTTAAGCCTTGTCAGCTCTGGTCTAAATGGGACAGTGGCAAAAAGGACTCTGTCCCCAGGCTGAGCAGAAGCAAGGATAGCATTCAGCTGTCTTCTTCCGAAGGAGGAGAAGCTGATGGGGTCCTTACCTGGCCTGTGTTGCAGCATGTAGAGTACAAAGCCGAGCTTTCCTCAGGGGGAGAGAAACCGTGGAGCTGTACTCCGACTGCAAGGGCTGCTGTTGTCAAAGGCAACTGGGATACATTTGAGCAATCAGAAGTGAATTCCCCTTATGTGTCCCTTGGATGGAGCAATGCCAGGGAGGCTCCGGACAGGTTGCCCCAGGATACTGGGGCCAGTAATCTAATGCTTCAGGTGCCTAGACACATGGTCAGACCATCCAATTTACCTCTGCAGACTGATACAAGACAGTCCCAAGAGGTGTCTGGCTCCTACAGGTATCCTAGAGAAAATATGGCCAAAAAGCTGGCTCGCGTGCTACCTTTGGGAGAAAAAGGGGCTGACTTACCTCAGAGCTTCGCTTTCACACAGTCCCCTAACAAAAGAGCAAAGTGCAAACTTGTTGGCATCACACAAGGAACGCTCCAGTTTCACGATGGCACTGAGACCTTAAAACCCTCCGCTTGCTTTGCTGAGCATTATGGAAGCTCCAGTACAGACCTGCTGAAAGGGGGACCCGTACATGGGAACACGCTGCCCGTTAGCTGTCAAAGCACTACAGTGAATGTAACG